In the Saccharococcus thermophilus genome, GGCGGTCTTATTTAAAAATTTGGACGCTGATCAGCAAAATACGATTATGAATAATATTCAAGCCGTGGGCACACAAATCACCACCACCGTCGGGCAATTTATTCAACACGTGTTGCAAAACATCCCACGACTGCTCGCCTGGCTTCCGAACGCAGCTACCGTTTTTATTTTCTCACTGTTGGCTACGTTTTTTATTAGCAAAGATTGGCGCCGGCTCACAGGCATCGCCCAAACGATTTTGCCAGCAAAAGCGCACAGAAGTGGAAAAACGGTATTTCGCGATTTAAAGAAAGCATTATTCGGTTTTATTAAAGCGCAAGCGACACTGATTTCCATCACGACGGTCATCGTTTTAATCGGCTTGCTTATTCTTCGCGTTGATTATGCGATTACAATCGCCCTCATTATCGGGCTTGTCGACATTTTACCGTATTTAGGCACGGGTATTGTCTTCGTTCCTTGGATTATTTATACGGCCGTAAGCGGCGATATTCCGTTTGCCATCGGGTTGGGTGTGCTTTATATCGTCGTTCTTGTCCAACGGCAAATTATGGAGCCAAAAGTGCTTTCCTCATCGATCGGCCTTGATCCGCTCGCTACGTTAGTAGCATTATTTGTCGGATTTAAATTAATTGGTTTCCTCGGATTAATTGCAGGGCCGGTTGTGCTCGTCATCATCCGGACGCTGCACAGCGCCAACGTATTTCGCGATATTTGGAATTTTATCATCGGAAAGCCGACATCGTAGCCTGCAAAACAAATGCAGCAAAGAAAGAGCCTTTCGAACAAAGGAAAGGCTCTTTTTATCGATAAAATCGATAAAAATGGAAAAACGTTTTAGTGCGAAAAAACGATTTCAGCCAGCGGGCGATATACGGTTTCATCAGCGCACGCGTAAAAGGAAGAAGAAGAAACACCCCAAGTATATCGGTAAAAAAGCCTGGTGTTAACAACAGCACTCCGCCAATGAGCACACAAATCCCATCAAGAATCGCTTCACTCGGAAGACGTCCGTATGACACTTCCCGTCTTGCTTTTTCGATCACTGCCAGTCCTTGTTGTTTCACAAGCCATATTCCTATCATCCCCGTTAGCATAAGGAAAGCAAGCGTAGGCCATATCCCGATCAATTTGCCGGAAAGAATAAACAGAGCGATCTCCAAGGCTGGAATCACGATAAATATCCCGACTATCCATTTCATGCTTCTCCATCTTCCTTTCGAAAGAAAAAATAAAAACAGAGAAATAATTCTCTGTTTTTATTATACCTTACAACACGCTCGCATGCCCTTGATAAATCGCGCCGAATCCGGCGTCCACCGTAATTTCCTGCCCATCTTTTAAAATCGATGTCGCATTTTCCACACCGACAACGACCGGAATGCCAAGGCTTAGACCAACGACGGCGGCATGGCTCGTTAATCCGCCTTCCTCGGTAATGATGGCCGCCGCTTTTTCTAACGCCGCCATCATGTCTGCATCGGTACTGTTTGTTACTAAAATTCCGCCTTCTACCATTTTTTGGAGCGCTTCTTCTGCCGTTTTCGCAATTACCGCTTTTCCGAAAGCCGACTTGCGGCCGATGCCTTGCCCTTTTGCAATAATGTCGCCGATCACATGCACTTTCATCAAGTTCGTCGACCCCGTTTCTCCAACCGGAACTCCCGCGGTGATGACGACTAAATCACCGTGTTTGACTACTCCTGATTTTATCGCAGCATCGACGGCAATATCAAGCATTTCGTCCGTTGTGTTTGCTTGTGGCGCCACTTGCGAATATACTCCCCAGACAAGCGCTAATTTGCGCGATACGGATTCGCTGGAAGTAACAGCGACAATCGGGGCTTTCGGACGATATTTCGATACCATATACGCCGTTCTTCCACTGACGGTTGGCGTGACAATCGCCGCCACGTCTAAGTTTAGCGCCGTATGCGCCACCGATTGTCCAATCGCATCGGTAATCGTCGTTGCGCTTTCTTTTGTCCGCTGCTCTAATATGTCGCGGTATTGCAACGCCTGTTCGGTACGCAGCGCAATTCGATGCATCGTTTTTACTGCTTCGACTGGATAATGCCCTGCCGCTGTTTCCCCAGATAGCATCACCGCATCAGTGCCGTCGAAAATCGCATTGGCGACATCGCTTGCTTCTGCTCTCGTAGGTCTTGGGTTGCGCTGCATCGAATCGAGCATTTGTGTCGCCGTAATAACCGGTTTGCCAAGCATGTTGCATTTTTTAATGAGCACTTTTTGGATCAATGGCACTTCTTCTGCCGGGATTTCGACGCCAAGGTCGCCGCGCGCCACCATCAATCCATCGACGACTTCCAAAATTTCGTCAATATTATCAACGCCTTCTTGATTTTCGATTTTGGCGATGATTTGAATATGTAGCGCGTCATTTGCCTCGAGCACCTCGCGAATTTCCAATACGTCGGAAGCTCTCCGCACAAAGGAAGCAGCGATAAAATCAATTCCTTGCTCGATGCCGAATAAAATGTCTTGGCGATCTTTGTCTGTAATCCCCGGCAGGTTGAGACGAACGCCCGGTACATTAACCCCTTTTTTGTTTTTTAAGACGCCTTCATTGAGCACTCTCGTGACAATTTCGCGCGCTTGCTTGTCAATGGAAACAACTTCTAATCCGATTAAGCCATCATCTAAAAGAATTTTGGAACCAGGGACGACATCGTCAATCAATCCTTCATAGGTCACCGAAATTTTCTCCGACGTTCCGAGAACTTCCTTCATCGAAATAACGAGCTGCGAGCCTTCTTTTAATTCGACAGCGCCGTTTTCCATGTCATGAGTGCGGATTTCCGGACCTTTTGTATCTAACAAAATCGCCACCGTTTTTCCCGTTCGCTTCGCCGCTTCGCGAATGTTTTGGATGCGCCGTCCGTGTTCCATATGGTCGCCATGCGAAAAATTTAAACGCGCGACATTCATCCCCGCTTCGATCAGCTGCACGAGCTTGTCTACACTCTCACTGGCAGGACCGATCGTACAGACGATTTTCGTTTTTCGCATCATCATTTCTTCTTCCTTTCCACTGGGGAATTAAATGGATAGCTCTTTGGACAACATATACATTCTTTGATCCACGGTATGCTTGTTTGCCAATGCTTCGACAATATCATGATCGACAAGCTGATTGTTTTGAATGCCAACGCAACGGCCGCCTTTTCCTTCTAGCAATAGTTCGACAGCCCGGGCACCTAAACGGCTGGCGAGCACACGGTCAAACGCGGTTGGAGAACCGCCACGCTGCACATGCCCTAACACCGTAACGCGCGTCTCAAATCCCGTTGCTTCTTGAATTTTCTTGCCGAACTCAACGCCGCTTCCAACTCCTTCAGCAACGATAATAATGCTATGTTTTTTGCCGCGATCATGCCCGCGCTTTAGCCGCGCAATAATATCGTCCATGTCATACTCTGCTTCTGGAATCAAAATCGTTTCCGCTCCTCCGGCAAGTCCGGACCATAACGCAATATCCCCGACATGGCGTCCCATTACCTCAATCACATATGTCCGCTCGTGCGATGTTGCGGTATCGCGGATCTTGTCAATGGCGTCAATCACCGTGTTTAATGCCGTATCAAACCCAATGGTAAAATCCGTTCCAGGAATGTCATTATCGATCGTTCCCGGCACTCCGACACATGGAAATCCGTGCTCCGTTAATTTTTTTGCGCCTTGATAGGAACCGTCACCGCCGATGACGACCAGCCCTTCAATCCCATGCTTTTTCAATTGCTCAATTCCTTTCAGCTGGCCTTCTTCTGTTTTAAATTCCGGACAGCGCGCCGTATATAGTATTGTACCTCCACGATGGATAATGTCGCCGACATCACCCACTTCTAATTTTTTAATTTTCCCAGTAATCAAGCCAGCATACCCATGATAAATTCCAAATACTTCCACACCATGATAAATCGCTTTGCGCACAACGGCGCGAATAGCCGCATTCATGCCCGGCGAATCTCCGCCGCTTGTTAACACACCAATACGTTTCATGTTGTCACCTCGTTTATTCATTATTGACAAACGTCTGACCTCATACCTCTACAATACTTTAACATCTATAAAATAACATGAAGGTGGGGAAGAACACAATAGACAAGCTGTTACATATTTGTTAAAACGGCTTGCAATATTAACAAAGCTGTCCCTTTGACGGAGACAGCCCTGTTGTTATCTTACCCGAAGGTCATCGCGGGAAAACGCAAATTGCCCGATTTGTTTAAATTTTTCATATCGCTGCTGGACTAATGTTTCGCCATCCAGCTTTAGGAGCTGCTGTAGCGATCGCTTCAACACCTTATCGATCTCTGCCGCCTGTTGATCGACATCGCGATGGGCGCCGCCGCGAACTTCTGGAATAATTTCATCAATCACCCCTAGTTCTTTTAGGTCGCGCGCGGTAATTTTCATCGTTTCCGCCGCACGCTGAGCAAGCGCCGCATCTTTCCATAAAATCGCCGCCGCCCCTTCCGGGGAAATGACAGAGTACGTCGAGTTTTCAAGCATATGAATATGGTTTCCAACCCCAAGCGCCAGCGCACCGCCGCTTCCACCTTCGCCGATTACAACACAAACAATCGGCACGGTAAGCCCTGCCATTTCAAACAAATTTCTGGCAATCGCTTCGCTTTGGCCGCGCTCCTCCGCTGCTTTTCCCGGATAGGCCCCTTTTGTATCAATAAAACAAATGATTGGGCGCTGGAATTTTTCCGCCTGTTTCATGAGGCGCAATGCCTTGCGATACCCTTCTGGATGCGGCATGCCGAAATTGCGGCGAATGTTTTCTTTCGTATCTTTTCCGCGTTGGTGGCCAATCACCGTCACAGGCAAGCCATCGTATTTGGCAATTCCGCCAACAATCGCCTCGTCATCGCCAAAGCAGCGGTCCCCATGGCATTCTAAAAAATGCGTAAACAGCCGCGCGATGTAGTCAAGTGTTGTCGGGCGCTGGGGATGACGGGCGATTTGCACACGATCCCACGGAGTTAAGTTCGAATATATATCGTTTTCCAATTTGGCAAGGCGCGCTTCCAATTTTTCAATTTCCGCGGAAAAGTCGACCTCGGCGGTTTTCGTAAACTCTTTTAACTCGCTGATTTTTTTGCGCAATTCAATGAGCGGCTTTTCAAACTCTAACTCTGCCACCATCCGTGTTCCCCTCCTCCTTGATGAATATCCAGCACCGTCGTCAACGTCTCTTTTAGGTCATGACGGTGAATGACGGCATCTAGCTGGCCATGTTTCAACAAAAATTCCGCCGTCTGAAAATCTTCAGGAAGCTCCTCGCGCACCGTTTGCTCAATCACACGGCGGCCAGCAAAGCCTATGAGCGCCCCCGGTTCGGCAAAATTATAATCTCCAAGCGAAGCAAAGCTTGCCGATACCCCCCCGGTAGTCGGGTGCGTCATCACCGAAATAATCAGACCGCCTTCATCGCTGAATAATTTTAACGCCGCGCTCGTTTTTGCCATCTGCATTAAACTTAATACCCCTTCCTGCATGCGCGCGCCGCCGGAAGCGGTGAAAATAAGAAACGGGACGTGGAGTTCTCTCGCTTTTTCAATGGCCCTTGTAATTTTTTCCCCGACGACAGAGCCCATGCTACCCATCCGGAATGCCGAATCCATGACGGCGATCACCAGTGGATGTCCATTTAACGTGCCTTCCCCGGTGACAACCGCTTCATTTAAGTTTGATTTACGGCGATCTTCTTCAAGCTTTTCCATATATCCCGGGAACTGCAACGGATTGACGGAAATCATATCGGCGTCATATTCGCGAAAGCTGCCTTCATCTAACAAACTATCAATTCGCTCCCGCGACGGCATCGTATGGTGATAGCCGCAGCTCATGCAAACACGCAAATTTTTCACCAATTCTTTTGTATACATAATTTTTTTGCATTTCGGACATTTCGTCATAATCCCCTCTGGAACTTCGTGCCTCACTTGCTCGGAAGGAATCGACGCATATTTCTTCTTTTTGATAAATATGTCTTTCCACATGAGGCATTTCCCTCCTTCACTTTGACTCTATGTACTACTGTATCGAAAATGAATCATATTTTTTGTAAAACGATGTCATTTCTCTTTCGACAAAGGAGGCTGCGCATATGTTTTCCACATTTCCGTTACAACAGCCTCATCCCGCTTCGCCAATGCTTCTAGCATCTGTTCATAAAATACATCCGGCAATGAAACAATGCCGCCGATCGTGGCGGAAAAGCTGTGCAGCACACGCCAAATTCGTTCGAGTAAATAGTTGCGCGCCGCCGCTGTCGCCCACTGAAAAAACAGCTCATAATTCATTGATTTTTGTCGAACGTTTTTTTCAAGCCACGCCAAATCTTTTTCTTGCCAACGCTGGCAGGCAAGCTGCAGACAAAGCTGTTCTATAAGCCATTTCGTTTCCGCCAAATCTTCTTTTGCCCGCTTATTTTGCAAAATAAACGTGCCGAGCAAGTCAATGAACTGATGATTGCCTACGTCTGTAATGTACGTTCCTTCCCCCCGCCGCGTTTCAATTAAGCCCAGAAATTCGAGCGCCCTTAGCGCCTCGCGCACCGAAGAGCGGCCAACTTGCAGGCGTTCTGATAATTCGCGTTCAGAAGGAAGCTTATCGCCGGCGACAAGCCCGTCATCGTGGATGATCTGGCGGATTTGTTCCAACGTTTCGATATATACTTTTGCGTCTTTTACCGGTGATCCCTCCCTAACATGCCATCGCAACCATATTTTCCTCATATTCCCATCACTGGTCTGACCACCTAATGTCTATACGATATAACAAAATCGCAAAATAGTAAAGAAGTAATTATTTTACTACAATATGTTCATGCCCAAAGAGCTCCTTGAACGCCGCTATGCTTTCATCGGTTAAAGAGACATTGTACTCTTCCGCCAATTTCACCATCTTTTGCTCTTGTTCGTAATAAAGAAAAACAGGAGTGTTTCCATGATATTTTCGCAATAACGCTTTTAAAGTAAACAATTTCCCAGCGGCCATATGTTCTGGGCGAATTTTTATATAAAGTGCTTTCGTATCAAGAGGAAGCACTTGACGAATCACCAGCTGCGGCTTCCCGGCGCGGACATCTAATTTTCCTTCCAATAGCTGTACGTTTCCTTTCTCTAAAGCGGAAGAATAACGAGAATACACTTCTGGAAACGCTACCGCAACCATCTCCCCGCTCTCATCGCTAATAGTGAAAAAAGCCATTTCTTCTCCCCTTTTCGTCCGCGTTTTTCTTTTTTCGGCAATATATACACCCACCTTCGTCAAGGAACCCGCCTTGCTTTTGCATACGCTCAAAATTGGTTTGGCGCCAGCCAAGCGAAATGCCTTTTGATACGCCGATGTCGGATGCGGGGAAATGTACACGCCGAGCAATTCTTTTTCATACTCCAGCTTCTCTTCCAACGACAGTGCAGGGGCTTCCACATATTTTGGCTTTAAGGACAAATCGGCAAGCAAACCTTCTTCCATATACGGGCCCATGAGCTGGGCGTGCTCTAACGCGACATCCACACTTGCTAATAATGACGCTCTTTCCACTCCGAACTCATCAAAACAGCCTGACAAAATAAGCGACTCGATCGTTTTTCGATTAATGCCTTTTCCAAATAGGCGCACGCAGAAATCAAAAAAGTCAGCAAATTCCCCTCTTTGCCGTTCTTGAATAATTGCCTTGACCGCGACTGTCCCGACATGCTTAATGGCAGCTAAACTATAGCGGATTTTTCCCTGTTCTACTGAAAAAGCGTAGCGGCTGCGATTAATCGCAGGCGGCAGCAATGTAGTCTGTTTTTGCCTTGCTTCATAAATGTACAAAGACAGTTTCTCCTCATCGCCGATGACGCTCGTCAATAGAGCAGCATAAAAACAAAGGGGATAGTGGGCCTTCAAATAGGCGAGCTGGTAAGAAAGCAAGGCATAGCTGACCGCATGGCTGCGATTAAACCCGTAGTTGGCGAAACGGACGATCATATCGTATAGTTCATTAGCGAAAGTTTCCTCATAGCCGTTCTGGAGACATCCTTGCACGAATTCACGGCGTTGCTCGTCAAGCAGCTCCTTTTTCTTTTTGGCAACGGCGCGGCGCAGCAAATCCGCTTTTCCTAATGAAAAGCCGGCAATGTTGGCGGCGATTTGCATAATTTGCTCTTGGTAAATGAGAACGCCGTATGTAGGCGCCAAAATGGGCTCCAAATCAGGATGAAGATAGGAAACATGTTCTTCGCCGTGCTTTCTTTTGATATAAACGGGAATATAACTCATTGGACCGGGACGGTAGAGCGCATTGACAGCCACGATATCTTCAAACTGCGACGGTTTCAGCTCCCTTAGTACATGCTTCATTCCCTCCGACTCTAATTGGAAAATGCCGTTCGTATCTCCATTGCTTAATAATTCGTATGTTTTCCGATCATCTAGCGGAAGCGAGCGGATGTTTATCGATTTTCCTGTTTGCCGCTCGATAAGGCGGCATATATGTTCTAGGAATGTTAACGTGCGCAAACCGAGAAAATCCATTTTCAACAAACCAAGCCGCTCCAGCACATCCATCGGATATTGCGTTAAATACCATTCGCCATGGCCTTGCTGTAGCGGAATCATTTCCGCCAGCGGCTCGCTGCTGATAATCACGCCAGCCGCATGGGTGGATGTATGACGCGGCAACCCTTCTATTTTCATCGCCGTCGCCATCCACTTTTGTAATAAAGAAGAAGCTTGCACCGCTTGACGGAAAGCGGGGGATTGCTCATATACTTCTTGAATCGTTACTCCCGGCTTATTCGGAATAGATTTGATGATAGGTTCCACCTCTTGCGAATGAATTCCCATCGCCTTGCCAACATCGCGGAGAGCCGCTTTGGCGCCGAATGTACCAAAGGTAATGATTTGCGCGACATGCTGTTGTCCATATTTGGCGGCGACATATTGGATCACTTCTTCGCGGCGGTCATCAGGAAAATCAATATCGATATCGGGCATCGACACCCGTTCTGGGTTTAAAAAACGTTCAAAAAGAAGGCCGTACTGGATCGGATCCACATCGGTAATATAAAGGGTATACGCAACAAGCGATCCGGCCGCCGATCCCCTTCCCGGTCCCGTCGTAATCCCTTTTTTGCGCGCGAAATTCATTAAATCCCAAACGATCAAAAAATAATCGCTGAAATGCATTTGCTCGATGATATGGAGTTCGTACTCAAGCCGTTTTCTGTAAACATCGGAAGGGGACGAAACCCGTTCATTTAGCCCTTTTAGGCAAAGCCGCCGCAAATAGCTGCCGGCGCTTTCCTTTTCCGGAACCGGGTATTTCGGCAGTTTTAATGTGTCGAATTCGAGATGAAGATGGCATTGATCGGCGATTTTCTTGCTGTTTGCTAGCGCCTCCGGCAAATCAGAAAACCGCTGTTCCATCTCCTCCGACGATGTGAAATATCGTTCTCCGATAACGTTTTTTTCTTCTTTCATTTCCGTTCCATGTTTAATTGCCAATAAACAGCGCTGCACAAACACGTCTTCTTTTTCGATATATTGGACATCGTTCGTTGCCACCAGCGGGGTGCTAGTTTCTTCTCCTAAACGGATTAGCTCCGCTTCATACGGTTCGCGCTCCTGTTCCCTGCGCTGTACCGAAAGATAAACATCCGTCCCAAATATTTGCTTATACCGTTCTAACACTTGTTTTGCTTTTTCTATTTCGTTATCAGCGAGCAATGTTTCAATTTGCCCGCTTTTTCCTGGGGTTAGCGCAATTAATCCATTGCGATAATGCCATAGGAATTTTTCTGGAATTCCTTCTTGTGTTTTTGTTTGAATCGTACTGCTTATTTTCATTAAATGGCGGTAACCTGTTTCATTTTTTGCTAATAAAACGAGCGGATATGCGCTTTCCCCCTCCAGCGCAATGTCTGTGATCATTCCGATAATCGGCTGAATGCCGTAGCGTTTGCATTCGATATAAAAAGGAATCGCCCCATACAATACATTTTCATCCGTCAACGCAAGAGCGGAAAATTGCAACTCTTTCGCCTTTTTGACTAAATCGCTGATTTTCGTCGGGCTTGTCAGCAAGCTGTAGCAGCTGCGAACGTGAAGGTGAACAAACGACAATGCTCTCCCTCCTTTTTCTTCATTATAGAAGACAAAACTTTCTCTTGGCAAAACATACTCTTTCCTACTCGTCCATATACATAGTTAAAGGAAAGGTGGGAGAAGCATGAACGAAAAAATCGCATTTTTGCCTGCTTTTATTCAAAGTTATTTTATCGCTGTCGGCGTGCTGTTAGGTGGAGCGATGATCGGGGCGCTTGGCGCGTTTTTAAGCGGAGAGCAGCCGCTCACCGCCATGTATCGTTTTGCTGGTGATTTGCGGATCTGGGCTGTTGTCGCTGCCATCGGTGGAACGTTTGATACGTTTTATATGGTGGAACGGGGATTCTTTTTTGGAGAGACGCGCGATATTGTGAGGCAGTTTCTTCTTATTCTTGCAGCGATGGGAGGCGCGCAGACAGGCGTTACCATCATTACTTGGCTGACACAGGAGCATATTTCTTCATGAGGATCCCTTCCTATTATCGCTATCCAACGTGGCAGCGCTTTTTTGCCGGCGTTGCGATCGGAGCGCTCATCAGCTGGGTCGTTTTTTTGCATTTATTCGGCGTCCTGCAGGAAAAACAAGTCCGAAAAATAACCGAGCTCCAAGATAAAATTGCCGATTTGGAAAACGAAGTTCGTATTTGGCAGGAAGACTACGTCAAAATAAATAAAGAGAACAAAAAAAAGTTGACAGTACAAGAAATTTCTGTCCATCTCGGCAACGCGAAGCAATATAAACTCGACTCTTATACGACATTTCGCATTGAAGAAAGTGTAAAGGAAGATATTTCCAACCTTATCGCAAAAGATATCGAAACCGTTTATAACAGCCGGGAATTATTAAAGCGAGCGATTGAAAATAAAACATACATCATTAACGAGCAACCGTATAAGCTGGAAATTCATCAGCTGTTTGTCTTTACTACCTTGTCGATTGAACTAAAATTAAAGCCGCTGCCTTCCTCATAAAAAGAAATGTCCCGGACTCAGCCAACCGGGACATTTCCGCGTTTTATCGGGACCGGCACGCCGCTTTCAAATCGGCAATGACATATTCCGCATCTTCCCAAGAGTAAATGGAAGCACCCGCAGCGAGCGGATGCCCGCCGCCATGATATTTTTTTGCTACTTCATTGACGATCGGTCCTTTGGAACGAAAGCGGACGCGAATTTCCTTTTCTTCCTCAATAAAAAATACCCACGCGACAATTCCTTCGATATTGCCAAGAAGGCTGACAAGCTGAGAAGCCTCGGAAGCGGTAACGCCATATTGTTCCAGCAGGGCTTTTGGCATTTTTACCGCCGCCACTCCCTCTTCCGAGACGGTAAAGTTTTGCAGCACATATCCACTTAAATGTGCGACGTTTAGTTTCGTGCGATACAAGCCGTCATATAGCTCCGTTAAGGAGAATCCATATTGGATGAGTTCGCTCGCATAGCGGAACGTTTTTTCGCTCGTGCGCGGAAAAAGAAACCGTCCGGTATCGCCGACAATTCCTGCATAAATTAAACGCGCGGCCTCTTTTGTCATCACCAATCCATCTTCTTTACCGGCCAAATAAAATTCATAAATCATTTCACTCGTGGAACTGGCGTTTGTATCCACCCATACTATATCCCCGTATGGATCCTCGTTCGGATGATGGTCAATCTTAATCAACTTTTTGCCAAGACGGTAACGTCCGTCGCAAATCCGCTCCTGATTCGCTGTGTCACAAACGATCACAAGAGCATTATCATAAGCCTCGTCGTCGATGACATCCATCCGCCGTAAAAATTGCAATGACTCTTCATCCTGCCCAACCGTATACACCGTTTTTTCCGGAAATGAAGCCCGCAAAATCTCCGCTAATCCCCCTTGTGACCCGTACGCGTCGGGGTCTGGCCGCACGTGGCGGTGAATGACAATCGTATCAAACTGTTGTATCGCTTTTAAAATTTCCAAACATTTTTCTTTCATTTTTCTTCCCCTTTTGCGCCTGTATTTTTTCATTATACGTAAACAAGCAAGATCCTTGCTAGAATTCTTGCTCATTTCTATGTACAATAAGATAGAAAAACAACATGGAGGGTTTGATTTATGCCAACACTTGTAATTTTCATTATATTTTCCTTTTCGTTTTACGTCTATTATAAAATCAAATATTTTCGTTCCCGTCGCCCGCTGGAACGGCGCTGGCTCTCCGCCAAATCGAGCATTGCGCTCGGATTGTTTGTCTTTCTGTTTGGCCTGAATCAGTTTTTTATTCATTCTTCTACTGTCGCCTATATCGTCGGGACCGTTTTCTTGCTGATGGGCGCCGGAAGCGCATGGGCAGGCTATCGCGCCTACAAATATTATTTGCCGCTCGTCATTGAAGAAGCAAAACAAACAGCAAAAAACGGGGCGTAATCTGCGTCCCGTTTTTTGGCTAGCGATCCATGAGCTGGCACATCATCATCGCTTTGCCGACGACAGCGCCTTCGTTATATACTTCTACATCCACTTTCCCGAACTTCCGCCCGATTTCTAGCAGTTTCGCTTTTACCTCAACCGTGCTGTCAATTTGCACCGGTTTAATAAAATAAATGGTAAGATTTTCAACGACCAAATCCCCACGTTTATAGGAACGAAGCGCGCGTGTAGCCGCTTCGGTGACAATCGTCGTAAACACCCCGTATGAGAGCGTTCCTAAATGATTTGTCATTTGCGGTGTAATCGTGCAGCGAAACACCTCTTCTTTGCCGTCGTTATCCACTGCCCGGAACTGGCTTGTAATAATATCATCGATCGTTTCGCCGACTTGCGGCTGGCGTTGAATCATTTGCAGCGCTTTTAATACGTCCTGGCGGCTAATAATTCCCTGAAGCCGGTTATGTTCGTCCACAACTGGCAACAATTCAATGCCTTCCCATACCATGATATGGGAGGCGAAAGCGACCGATGTCTTTCCTTTTACGGTAATCGGCTGCTTTGTCATCGCCTTTTCAATTGGTAATTGCCGGTCAAAATCAAGCACGTCTTTTGCCGTTACAATTCCTTGCACTTTTAGTTGTTCATCGACAACCGGAAAGCGGCTATGTCGCGTTTCGCGATTCAACGTATACCAACGTTCAATTGGATCTGTTGTATATAAATAGACGGCTTTTTCGAGCGGAATCAAAATGTCTTCGACAAGAACGATTTCCTTTTTAATTAACTGGTCATAAATCGCGCGGTTGATCATCGTCGCGACCGTAAACGTATCATAGCTGGTCGAAATGATCGGAAGCTGCAATTCATCCGCTAATTTTTTTACATGGTCTTCCGTGTCAAATCCACCGGTGATTAACACGGCTGCCCCGGCTTCGAGAGCGAGTTGGTGCGCCTTCGTGCGGTTTCCGACAATTAATAAGTCGCCTGCCCCAATATAGCGCATC is a window encoding:
- the accD gene encoding acetyl-CoA carboxylase, carboxyltransferase subunit beta, which gives rise to MWKDIFIKKKKYASIPSEQVRHEVPEGIMTKCPKCKKIMYTKELVKNLRVCMSCGYHHTMPSRERIDSLLDEGSFREYDADMISVNPLQFPGYMEKLEEDRRKSNLNEAVVTGEGTLNGHPLVIAVMDSAFRMGSMGSVVGEKITRAIEKARELHVPFLIFTASGGARMQEGVLSLMQMAKTSAALKLFSDEGGLIISVMTHPTTGGVSASFASLGDYNFAEPGALIGFAGRRVIEQTVREELPEDFQTAEFLLKHGQLDAVIHRHDLKETLTTVLDIHQGGGEHGWWQS
- the pyk gene encoding pyruvate kinase; protein product: MMRKTKIVCTIGPASESVDKLVQLIEAGMNVARLNFSHGDHMEHGRRIQNIREAAKRTGKTVAILLDTKGPEIRTHDMENGAVELKEGSQLVISMKEVLGTSEKISVTYEGLIDDVVPGSKILLDDGLIGLEVVSIDKQAREIVTRVLNEGVLKNKKGVNVPGVRLNLPGITDKDRQDILFGIEQGIDFIAASFVRRASDVLEIREVLEANDALHIQIIAKIENQEGVDNIDEILEVVDGLMVARGDLGVEIPAEEVPLIQKVLIKKCNMLGKPVITATQMLDSMQRNPRPTRAEASDVANAIFDGTDAVMLSGETAAGHYPVEAVKTMHRIALRTEQALQYRDILEQRTKESATTITDAIGQSVAHTALNLDVAAIVTPTVSGRTAYMVSKYRPKAPIVAVTSSESVSRKLALVWGVYSQVAPQANTTDEMLDIAVDAAIKSGVVKHGDLVVITAGVPVGETGSTNLMKVHVIGDIIAKGQGIGRKSAFGKAVIAKTAEEALQKMVEGGILVTNSTDADMMAALEKAAAIITEEGGLTSHAAVVGLSLGIPVVVGVENATSILKDGQEITVDAGFGAIYQGHASVL
- the pfkA gene encoding 6-phosphofructokinase; the encoded protein is MKRIGVLTSGGDSPGMNAAIRAVVRKAIYHGVEVFGIYHGYAGLITGKIKKLEVGDVGDIIHRGGTILYTARCPEFKTEEGQLKGIEQLKKHGIEGLVVIGGDGSYQGAKKLTEHGFPCVGVPGTIDNDIPGTDFTIGFDTALNTVIDAIDKIRDTATSHERTYVIEVMGRHVGDIALWSGLAGGAETILIPEAEYDMDDIIARLKRGHDRGKKHSIIIVAEGVGSGVEFGKKIQEATGFETRVTVLGHVQRGGSPTAFDRVLASRLGARAVELLLEGKGGRCVGIQNNQLVDHDIVEALANKHTVDQRMYMLSKELSI
- a CDS encoding FxsA family protein; this translates as MKWIVGIFIVIPALEIALFILSGKLIGIWPTLAFLMLTGMIGIWLVKQQGLAVIEKARREVSYGRLPSEAILDGICVLIGGVLLLTPGFFTDILGVFLLLPFTRALMKPYIARWLKSFFRTKTFFHFYRFYR
- the ytvI gene encoding sporulation integral membrane protein YtvI yields the protein MSRYHVYSFLRFLFVIAVVVFGAIALYYVSTVTYPFIIAFFIAFLINPLVDFLEEKAKMPRWLAVIVTLVVLFAIVVGLVTLLIAEIVSGTQYLANVVPENFQTLVAYIETLFAQQIIPLYQDLAVLFKNLDADQQNTIMNNIQAVGTQITTTVGQFIQHVLQNIPRLLAWLPNAATVFIFSLLATFFISKDWRRLTGIAQTILPAKAHRSGKTVFRDLKKALFGFIKAQATLISITTVIVLIGLLILRVDYAITIALIIGLVDILPYLGTGIVFVPWIIYTAVSGDIPFAIGLGVLYIVVLVQRQIMEPKVLSSSIGLDPLATLVALFVGFKLIGFLGLIAGPVVLVIIRTLHSANVFRDIWNFIIGKPTS
- the accA gene encoding acetyl-CoA carboxylase carboxyl transferase subunit alpha, whose amino-acid sequence is MVAELEFEKPLIELRKKISELKEFTKTAEVDFSAEIEKLEARLAKLENDIYSNLTPWDRVQIARHPQRPTTLDYIARLFTHFLECHGDRCFGDDEAIVGGIAKYDGLPVTVIGHQRGKDTKENIRRNFGMPHPEGYRKALRLMKQAEKFQRPIICFIDTKGAYPGKAAEERGQSEAIARNLFEMAGLTVPIVCVVIGEGGSGGALALGVGNHIHMLENSTYSVISPEGAAAILWKDAALAQRAAETMKITARDLKELGVIDEIIPEVRGGAHRDVDQQAAEIDKVLKRSLQQLLKLDGETLVQQRYEKFKQIGQFAFSRDDLRVR